A genome region from Maridesulfovibrio salexigens DSM 2638 includes the following:
- a CDS encoding CDP-glycerol glycerophosphotransferase family protein — protein MQQDELQKLRELSASVPKQKNLALFFGRAGGYFIDNVKYFFIHCVQHRPELQCFFLSFDKKEADLLKRQGLPALWINDTETLALMTKASLVISDDFSWKTQEQLWAILCEATSIQLWHGIPLKAIGFPEIQSSVNMNPEKAEHLSFAYSGYDAVLSTSPYFTETAFGRAFKAGDFLEFGYPRNDVLLRRPGKFDMINADRELYAEMVKFRKQGGKVVFFMPTFRDLGGGPFEDGAIDLGKLSQFCQQNNILFVCKFHPYLSIGQVQMPPNIVLMNPKSDAYPLLSLCDALLTDYSSIYFDFLLLDRPMIFYPYDFEDYVTKNRELLYDYDEMTPGRKVKNKDDLYTAFEEIVINNIDDFAKNRKKLRELSFTHCDGKAAQRLGEHIIANYL, from the coding sequence ATGCAACAAGACGAACTGCAAAAACTGCGGGAATTATCAGCATCGGTCCCCAAACAGAAAAATCTGGCCCTGTTCTTCGGGCGCGCAGGTGGATACTTCATTGATAACGTCAAATATTTCTTCATCCATTGCGTGCAGCACAGACCGGAACTGCAATGCTTTTTTCTGTCCTTTGATAAAAAGGAAGCTGACCTGTTAAAAAGGCAAGGACTGCCTGCGCTGTGGATAAATGACACCGAAACCCTTGCCCTTATGACCAAAGCTTCACTGGTTATCAGTGATGATTTCAGCTGGAAGACGCAGGAGCAGCTCTGGGCCATACTCTGTGAAGCTACCTCCATCCAGCTCTGGCACGGAATCCCGCTCAAGGCTATCGGTTTTCCGGAGATCCAATCTTCAGTGAACATGAACCCGGAAAAGGCCGAACACCTTTCCTTTGCCTATTCCGGCTATGATGCAGTGCTCTCTACTTCACCATACTTCACTGAAACCGCCTTCGGACGCGCTTTCAAGGCCGGTGATTTTCTGGAGTTCGGTTACCCGCGTAACGATGTGCTTCTGCGTCGTCCCGGCAAGTTTGATATGATCAATGCCGACCGCGAGCTTTATGCTGAGATGGTCAAGTTCCGCAAACAGGGCGGCAAGGTGGTCTTCTTCATGCCGACTTTCCGCGATCTCGGCGGAGGACCGTTTGAAGACGGTGCCATCGATCTCGGTAAGCTTTCGCAATTCTGCCAGCAGAACAACATCCTTTTTGTATGCAAATTTCATCCGTACCTGAGTATCGGTCAGGTTCAGATGCCGCCGAATATTGTGCTAATGAATCCCAAGAGCGACGCTTATCCGTTGCTTTCACTTTGTGATGCACTGCTGACCGACTACTCGTCCATTTATTTCGACTTCCTGCTTCTGGACAGACCCATGATCTTCTACCCTTACGATTTTGAAGATTATGTGACCAAAAACCGGGAACTCCTTTACGACTATGATGAAATGACTCCGGGCCGAAAAGTCAAAAACAAAGATGATCTCTATACCGCTTTTGAAGAGATCGTGATAAATAATATAGATGACTTCGCAAAAAATCGGAAAAAGCTTAGAGAACTTTCCTTCACCCACTGCGATGGGAAGGCCGCGCAGAGGCTGGGTGAACACATAATCGCCAACTATCTTTAA
- a CDS encoding PACE efflux transporter: MRTTADRIRHTLLFEIIGLCTCTPLASWILDKDMSRIGIMSIAISMTAMVCNYLYNLLFDKALVALNRPVNVRPTWMRVLHAVLFELSLLTLTVPFVAWWLDLTLWHALIADIGFALFFLVYAFVYNWVYDIVFPMPVAAENG, encoded by the coding sequence ATGAGAACAACTGCTGACAGAATCAGGCACACCCTGTTATTCGAAATTATCGGACTTTGCACCTGTACCCCGCTGGCTTCATGGATACTGGATAAGGACATGAGCCGGATCGGTATCATGAGTATTGCTATTTCCATGACCGCCATGGTTTGTAACTATCTCTATAATCTGCTTTTTGATAAAGCGCTGGTGGCCCTGAACCGTCCGGTCAATGTACGCCCTACATGGATGCGTGTGTTGCATGCCGTCCTTTTTGAACTTTCGCTGCTGACTCTCACCGTGCCTTTCGTAGCATGGTGGCTGGATTTGACTCTCTGGCATGCCCTGATCGCTGATATTGGGTTCGCGCTTTTCTTTCTCGTCTACGCCTTTGTCTACAACTGGGTGTACGACATTGTATTTCCCATGCCGGTGGCTGCCGAGAACGGTTAA
- a CDS encoding DUF697 domain-containing protein, translating to MTKALPRLITALMLFLLGGFILFMLNQIAGLAQLCAVYFPASHDYVLFGLTGLFLTICLSPLVIYMFRPGPLVMPADPTPAEQREFIRKLRKRLKSNKYIREAALPLSTTEDLDIALEHLDRISTQKMKTVASRIFLSTAISQNGQLDSFIVLGTLTKLVWDVSKIYNQRPSMRDMVAVYANVAGTAFFASAVEELDIQAQIEAIMSPVLAGSALGMIPGASGLTSIVTASILDGSTNAFLALRVGIITRGHFNFHAEKNSPGYRRAVLREAAGMLLSIAMGSTKTITTAYIKTFTGAAGEKAASAAKKVVDSTDKAFQATSKAAKYSAQQVGKVARFATFKSDKQVEPEPEPETIKEKAGKKLGRVKGLFKRKK from the coding sequence ATGACCAAGGCCCTGCCGCGACTTATAACCGCCCTGATGCTTTTCCTGCTTGGCGGATTTATCCTGTTTATGCTCAACCAGATTGCAGGATTGGCCCAGCTTTGCGCTGTATATTTTCCAGCGTCACATGATTACGTGCTATTCGGCCTGACGGGGCTGTTCCTGACCATTTGCTTAAGCCCTCTGGTCATCTACATGTTCCGGCCCGGACCGTTGGTTATGCCTGCCGACCCCACTCCGGCTGAACAACGGGAATTCATCCGCAAACTTCGCAAAAGGCTGAAGTCCAACAAATACATCCGCGAAGCTGCACTACCCCTGTCCACAACTGAGGACCTCGACATTGCCCTTGAACATCTGGACCGTATCTCCACTCAGAAGATGAAAACCGTGGCCTCAAGGATTTTCCTTTCCACGGCCATTTCCCAGAACGGACAACTTGATTCATTCATCGTACTCGGCACTCTGACCAAGCTTGTCTGGGATGTATCCAAAATTTACAACCAGCGCCCTTCTATGCGGGATATGGTTGCGGTCTACGCCAATGTTGCGGGAACAGCATTTTTCGCAAGTGCGGTGGAAGAGCTGGATATTCAAGCACAGATCGAAGCGATCATGTCCCCGGTGCTGGCCGGGTCCGCACTGGGTATGATTCCCGGTGCCAGCGGGCTGACCTCAATCGTCACCGCATCAATTCTGGACGGTTCCACCAACGCCTTCCTTGCCCTGCGCGTTGGCATCATTACCCGTGGACATTTTAATTTCCATGCGGAGAAAAATTCTCCGGGCTACCGCCGTGCCGTCCTGCGCGAAGCAGCGGGCATGCTTCTTTCAATAGCTATGGGCTCCACCAAAACAATCACCACCGCTTATATTAAAACCTTCACCGGAGCAGCCGGAGAAAAGGCCGCAAGTGCCGCCAAAAAAGTTGTAGATTCAACTGACAAGGCTTTTCAGGCCACCAGCAAGGCTGCAAAATATTCAGCGCAACAAGTAGGCAAAGTGGCCCGTTTCGCTACATTCAAAAGCGATAAGCAGGTAGAACCTGAACCCGAACCGGAAACTATAAAAGAAAAGGCCGGAAAAAAATTAGGTAGGGTTAAGGGCTTATTCAAACGAAAGAAGTAA
- a CDS encoding DMT family transporter, whose translation MINLKSTTSLGIAQVLAGSALISLVGIFIKIMVVDYGQPILVVTFWRNLFVCTLLMTGLKIFKPHLLKFERENLGLLALYGVVLTGLNGIWGWSVYFNGAGVSTVLVYISVPLTVLAQWWLGGDKPTLRIVPSIGFCLLGCAMVCGLHGFSDFALTPLGMLTGLLSGVFYSAYALFGRECAERNIHPLSVLMHVFGIAAIYMLILNLTVQGVIPGTAPTPADIFMPGVDWKGWACVLTLAIGPSMTGWSLINASLTHLSPSVVNILLTTEPMMTALAAIPILGEYMTLEQWAGCFLIVIGVIVLKKR comes from the coding sequence ATGATTAATCTGAAATCAACCACAAGTCTCGGAATAGCGCAGGTTCTTGCTGGATCGGCACTAATCTCACTTGTGGGTATTTTTATAAAAATCATGGTTGTGGATTATGGGCAGCCGATATTGGTGGTTACGTTCTGGCGCAACCTGTTTGTCTGCACTCTTCTTATGACCGGTCTGAAGATTTTTAAACCTCATCTTTTAAAATTTGAGCGGGAAAATTTAGGACTGCTAGCCTTATATGGAGTAGTCCTGACAGGATTGAACGGGATATGGGGATGGTCGGTTTACTTTAACGGGGCCGGGGTATCAACGGTTCTTGTATACATTTCCGTTCCGTTGACTGTGCTGGCGCAGTGGTGGCTTGGTGGAGACAAGCCTACTTTGAGAATTGTTCCGTCTATAGGGTTTTGTCTTTTAGGTTGCGCTATGGTCTGCGGGCTGCACGGTTTTTCTGATTTTGCACTGACTCCTTTGGGGATGTTAACCGGCCTTTTGTCCGGTGTTTTTTATTCCGCATACGCCCTGTTCGGGAGGGAGTGTGCCGAGCGGAATATCCATCCGCTAAGCGTGCTAATGCATGTTTTTGGAATTGCAGCAATTTACATGCTAATTCTAAACCTTACGGTTCAAGGAGTGATCCCCGGTACGGCACCAACTCCTGCTGATATTTTCATGCCAGGAGTGGACTGGAAGGGCTGGGCCTGTGTTCTGACCTTAGCAATAGGTCCATCCATGACCGGATGGAGCCTGATAAATGCAAGCCTGACTCACTTATCTCCGTCAGTAGTCAATATTTTGCTGACCACCGAACCTATGATGACAGCTCTGGCTGCGATTCCAATACTGGGCGAATATATGACGCTGGAGCAATGGGCCGGATGTTTCCTGATTGTGATCGGCGTGATTGTGCTTAAGAAAAGATAA
- the ychF gene encoding redox-regulated ATPase YchF, with product MALSIGIVGLPNVGKSTLFNALTKAQNAESANYAFCTIEPNKAVVPVPDERIDKLAELVNPQRVQQSTVDFIDIAGLVEGASKGEGLGNKFLGNIRETQAILHVVRCFDNDDVIHVANSVDPLRDIDVIETELILADVQALDTRIEGMKKKIKGDKTLGPKIAEAEKLLEHLNEGNPVNTYGDLETDIMTEMLRDLRLITAKNVIYCANVDEEGLTEDNNYVKKVRALAEERGAEFVKISAKMEEELVGLDEEEYTEFLESYGVTESGLAKIIRTGFHTLGMISYFTAGVKEVRAWTIHDGDKAPRAAAAIHTDFERGFIRAEVIGYEDYIKNGSEAACRAAGVLRSEGKEYIVKDGDVIHFLFNV from the coding sequence ATGGCTCTCAGTATCGGTATCGTGGGACTGCCCAACGTCGGTAAATCCACACTTTTCAACGCCCTGACCAAGGCTCAGAACGCGGAAAGCGCGAACTACGCTTTCTGTACCATTGAACCCAACAAGGCTGTTGTGCCCGTCCCGGACGAGCGCATCGACAAGCTGGCCGAGCTGGTTAATCCCCAGCGCGTACAGCAGTCCACAGTTGACTTCATCGACATCGCAGGTCTGGTTGAAGGCGCTAGCAAGGGTGAAGGCCTTGGTAACAAATTTCTCGGTAACATCCGCGAAACTCAGGCAATCCTCCACGTTGTGCGCTGCTTTGACAACGATGACGTAATACACGTTGCCAACTCCGTTGATCCCCTGCGCGACATCGATGTAATCGAAACCGAGCTGATCCTCGCAGATGTTCAGGCTCTGGATACCCGTATCGAGGGCATGAAGAAAAAAATCAAGGGCGACAAGACCCTCGGTCCTAAAATTGCCGAAGCTGAAAAACTTCTTGAGCACCTCAACGAAGGCAACCCCGTAAACACTTACGGAGACCTCGAAACAGACATCATGACCGAGATGCTCCGCGACCTGCGCCTGATCACCGCCAAAAACGTGATCTACTGCGCCAACGTTGACGAAGAAGGTCTCACCGAAGACAACAACTACGTTAAGAAAGTAAGAGCTCTTGCTGAAGAGCGCGGTGCTGAATTCGTAAAAATTTCCGCTAAGATGGAAGAAGAACTTGTCGGGCTCGATGAAGAAGAATACACCGAATTCCTCGAATCCTACGGTGTAACCGAATCCGGTCTGGCAAAGATCATCCGCACCGGTTTTCATACTCTGGGCATGATCAGCTACTTCACCGCCGGTGTTAAGGAAGTACGCGCATGGACCATCCATGACGGCGACAAAGCCCCCCGTGCAGCAGCAGCCATCCACACCGACTTCGAACGCGGCTTCATCCGCGCTGAAGTTATCGGCTACGAAGACTACATCAAGAACGGCTCCGAAGCTGCCTGCCGCGCAGCTGGCGTGCTCCGTTCAGAAGGTAAGGAATACATCGTTAAAGACGGCGATGTTATTCACTTCCTGTTTAATGTTTAA
- a CDS encoding glycosyltransferase: MIDILYLTFNRIAYTKITLPALIENAGAEFSLTIIDNGSTDGTVEYLKAMQKKYKGTIKKILFNSENIGLSLPTNVFWKTSKAQFVGKVDNDTLVPEGWLARLLEAHKKSDKLGVVGGFHFNLAYVDQEALKRRIFSVDGVSLIPDAFIGGCCYLLRKTVQQQHGYLAIDQTKKTTGWTEYQQAIARSGYLNGYLYPLLLVEHFDDPLSEYNLAYTKHREMSVISMGEKGISNREEQLKWYIRDAKRVEMGVSLAQLGFKVPINDSEPH, translated from the coding sequence ATGATTGACATCCTATACCTGACATTCAACCGAATTGCGTACACAAAAATAACGCTCCCAGCTCTAATCGAAAATGCCGGCGCGGAATTTTCGTTGACGATTATAGACAACGGTTCAACTGACGGCACGGTGGAATACCTCAAGGCAATGCAAAAAAAGTATAAAGGGACAATAAAAAAAATCCTCTTCAATTCTGAAAACATCGGTCTTTCGTTGCCAACCAATGTCTTCTGGAAAACATCGAAAGCCCAATTTGTAGGTAAAGTGGACAATGACACACTTGTCCCGGAAGGATGGCTTGCACGCCTGCTGGAAGCCCATAAAAAGTCAGACAAGCTTGGTGTGGTCGGCGGATTCCATTTCAATTTGGCATATGTTGATCAGGAAGCACTCAAACGCCGAATCTTCTCAGTGGATGGAGTTTCTCTGATCCCTGATGCTTTCATTGGAGGATGCTGCTATCTGCTACGCAAAACGGTGCAACAACAACACGGTTACCTTGCTATAGATCAAACAAAGAAAACAACTGGCTGGACCGAATACCAGCAGGCAATAGCCCGTAGTGGGTACCTTAACGGATACCTTTACCCTCTGCTCCTGGTCGAACATTTCGACGACCCTTTAAGTGAATACAATCTGGCCTACACTAAACACCGTGAGATGTCGGTCATTTCAATGGGAGAAAAAGGTATCAGCAACAGGGAAGAGCAACTGAAGTGGTATATCCGTGATGCCAAAAGAGTCGAAATGGGTGTTTCTCTTGCTCAACTGGGATTCAAGGTTCCCATAAATGATTCAGAGCCTCACTAA
- a CDS encoding glycosyltransferase family protein, translating to MLDTVARAARQYGFSLALHLSGDFSHLTPHMVPYLREPVFGLDAMRCLRRGRMVLDSRTPVFLSDRHGYPIEDISENDNCSMRLFEATGCGSLVLALDGVSRWFEWEKEIVPYKDPDDLVKRIRHFIANPEERDRIASAGQNRCLTEYNMKRNAEKFMDIAEKRLNKPAIKPRPYEVVAPNEPKSFNPNTMFQEIISNSYLKKMGWFSSYHRQAIVDDDGAPLPWLSYPAVNLLEERAPYGCTVFEYGCGSSTLWWAKRAKRVVVVEHNEQWFNTMKSQFPDHVRPVLQRLEPGGDYSKTVAMIKNIKFDIIVIDGRDRVNCAYNSLSSLSPSGVIVFDNTDRLEYMPGRQFIKDAGFKELRLTGLASMVLNVGSCTSIFYRDDNCLGI from the coding sequence ATGCTGGATACTGTAGCAAGAGCGGCCAGACAATACGGCTTCTCGCTTGCTCTGCATCTCTCTGGAGACTTCAGCCATCTGACCCCTCATATGGTCCCCTATCTCCGGGAACCTGTCTTTGGCTTGGATGCCATGCGCTGTCTGCGTCGCGGACGTATGGTTCTTGATTCAAGAACCCCGGTATTCCTGTCTGACCGACATGGCTATCCCATTGAAGATATCAGCGAAAATGACAACTGCAGCATGCGTCTGTTTGAAGCTACCGGATGTGGATCTCTGGTATTGGCGCTGGATGGTGTATCACGTTGGTTCGAGTGGGAAAAAGAGATCGTGCCTTATAAGGACCCAGATGATTTAGTTAAAAGGATTCGCCATTTCATAGCCAATCCCGAAGAACGGGACCGCATTGCGTCTGCAGGACAGAATCGCTGCCTGACTGAATACAATATGAAACGCAATGCTGAAAAATTTATGGATATTGCTGAAAAGAGATTGAATAAACCCGCGATCAAACCACGGCCTTATGAAGTTGTAGCCCCGAATGAACCGAAGTCATTTAATCCCAACACAATGTTTCAGGAAATCATTTCCAATAGTTACCTAAAAAAAATGGGATGGTTTTCAAGCTACCACCGTCAGGCGATTGTAGATGATGACGGGGCGCCATTACCTTGGTTATCCTATCCGGCGGTCAACCTGCTGGAGGAACGTGCGCCATATGGATGCACTGTATTTGAATACGGATGTGGAAGCAGTACCCTCTGGTGGGCAAAACGGGCTAAACGCGTAGTAGTGGTTGAACACAACGAACAATGGTTCAACACCATGAAATCCCAATTCCCCGATCACGTACGCCCTGTTTTGCAACGCTTAGAACCGGGAGGAGATTACAGTAAGACTGTCGCAATGATCAAAAATATCAAGTTCGACATCATTGTTATTGATGGTCGTGACAGGGTGAACTGTGCATACAATTCTTTATCTTCACTCTCCCCGTCCGGCGTAATTGTCTTCGACAACACTGACCGTCTGGAATACATGCCGGGACGGCAATTTATTAAGGATGCTGGCTTTAAAGAATTACGCCTTACCGGGCTAGCCTCAATGGTATTGAATGTAGGTAGCTGCACTTCCATTTTCTATAGGGACGATAACTGTCTGGGAATATAA
- a CDS encoding Gfo/Idh/MocA family protein, which produces MQNFVLMGCGRIAQRYAQILAEKKVNGGSIIALCDTDEERARKLGQKYSLPWYTDAHEMMSEMKDKVDVIAILTESGLHAKHTLEMAQYGKHIVVEKPMALRLEDADAMIHACDQAEVKLFVVKQNRLNYPVIKMREALENGRFGKIVMGTVRVRWCRPQTYYDQDSWRGTWAMDGGVFANQASHHVDLLEWMLGEPISVYAKSRTALVDIEVEDTGVAVITFASGAIGVIEATNATRPKDLEGSISILGETGTVEIGGFAVNEMKVWNFETPEEGDEDVLTRYKTNPPDVYGFGHISYLEHVVNCIEQGSPSLVDGLEGRKSLELINAIYESIETGREVKMRFQPKRCRLGG; this is translated from the coding sequence GTGCAGAATTTCGTTTTGATGGGGTGTGGGCGTATAGCGCAACGTTATGCCCAGATTCTTGCAGAGAAAAAGGTTAACGGGGGGAGTATTATTGCTCTCTGCGATACAGATGAAGAGCGGGCTAGGAAACTTGGACAGAAGTATTCACTGCCATGGTATACAGACGCTCATGAAATGATGTCTGAAATGAAAGACAAAGTTGATGTTATCGCGATATTGACCGAGAGCGGACTCCACGCAAAGCATACTCTGGAAATGGCCCAATACGGTAAGCATATTGTGGTTGAGAAACCTATGGCTTTGCGGCTTGAAGATGCGGACGCTATGATTCATGCTTGTGACCAAGCTGAAGTCAAGCTTTTTGTAGTCAAGCAGAACAGACTTAATTATCCGGTCATTAAAATGCGTGAAGCTCTGGAAAACGGGAGGTTCGGGAAGATCGTTATGGGAACGGTCCGCGTAAGATGGTGCCGCCCGCAGACCTATTATGATCAGGATTCATGGCGGGGTACATGGGCTATGGATGGTGGTGTATTTGCCAATCAGGCCAGCCACCATGTGGATTTATTAGAATGGATGCTTGGAGAGCCTATTTCGGTGTATGCCAAAAGCCGTACAGCGCTTGTAGACATTGAAGTAGAAGACACCGGAGTGGCAGTTATTACCTTCGCTAGTGGTGCTATTGGAGTTATTGAGGCGACTAATGCCACCCGGCCTAAGGATCTGGAGGGGTCAATATCTATCCTAGGAGAGACAGGAACTGTAGAGATTGGCGGATTTGCAGTCAACGAGATGAAAGTCTGGAATTTTGAAACCCCGGAAGAAGGGGACGAAGACGTTCTTACTCGCTACAAGACAAATCCGCCGGATGTCTATGGTTTTGGTCACATTTCCTATCTTGAGCATGTTGTAAATTGTATTGAACAGGGAAGTCCTTCTCTTGTAGACGGACTTGAGGGACGGAAGTCACTGGAATTAATCAATGCAATTTATGAATCCATTGAAACAGGGCGTGAGGTCAAGATGCGCTTTCAGCCAAAACGTTGCAGGCTTGGAGGCTAG
- a CDS encoding formyltransferase family protein, with the protein MVGDSPKKIFFMGRKLVATECFRSLLDLHISGEVHIVGVLSSPHVLDGVENVPSLCAEYEVPILSSLDDFLKVDDVDILISVQFGEILKRVHLEKALEINVNLHMAPLPEYRGCNQFSHAILDGKKIFGTTLHVIDEQIDHGDILFEKRFPIPEDCWVEELYSMTLSASIGLFRESIRPLVAGEYRCVPQCELIEERGTSLHFRKEMNGLKNIDLSKGMEHAQTALRATSMPGFSPPFVELNGEKVYLVAERYVCNTRGLLCTPMKSSLKPS; encoded by the coding sequence TTGGTCGGTGATAGTCCAAAGAAAATTTTTTTTATGGGACGAAAATTGGTCGCAACAGAGTGCTTTCGTTCTTTGTTAGACCTCCACATATCAGGAGAAGTACATATCGTTGGGGTCCTTTCTAGTCCTCATGTGCTTGATGGTGTGGAAAACGTTCCTTCTTTATGTGCTGAGTATGAAGTACCGATTTTATCGTCTCTCGACGATTTCTTGAAGGTTGATGATGTTGACATCCTTATTTCCGTTCAGTTTGGCGAGATTCTAAAACGGGTGCATTTGGAAAAAGCCTTGGAAATAAACGTTAATTTGCATATGGCTCCATTGCCGGAATATCGAGGGTGTAACCAATTCTCCCATGCTATACTTGATGGGAAGAAGATTTTTGGCACAACACTTCATGTTATTGATGAACAGATTGACCATGGGGACATCCTTTTTGAAAAACGTTTTCCCATACCTGAAGATTGTTGGGTAGAGGAGTTGTATTCAATGACTTTATCGGCATCTATTGGTTTGTTTCGCGAATCTATCAGGCCGTTAGTAGCTGGTGAATATAGATGTGTTCCTCAATGTGAGCTTATTGAAGAACGTGGAACTTCCTTGCATTTTCGTAAAGAAATGAATGGACTCAAAAATATTGATCTGAGCAAGGGCATGGAGCACGCGCAAACGGCTTTGAGGGCCACAAGTATGCCAGGATTTTCTCCTCCGTTTGTTGAATTGAATGGAGAAAAAGTTTATTTAGTCGCAGAGCGTTATGTTTGTAATACCCGAGGTTTGTTGTGTACTCCAATGAAGAGTTCGTTGAAGCCTAGCTAA
- a CDS encoding DegT/DnrJ/EryC1/StrS family aminotransferase codes for MYIPFADLSSQYRSLQPEIDLAMKQVIEKCAFINGPYAHKFEEEFAQFCAADFCVGVGNGTDALFVALKGLGVGPGDEVLVPAMTFIATAEAVSMAGAKPVFVDVDPENGTMDVADLRAKISQASKAVIPVHLYGHPADMEAIEPLARENGLFIVQDAAQAHGATVGGRSLSAFGDCACYSFYPGKNLGAYGDAGAIVTGDAVLAERMRKFANHGRKDKYDHQFEGVNSRMDGLQAAVLSVKLKHLKDWTDRRRAVAAVYDRELSGIEGFKLLKRRVWAGHVYHLYVVRCNDREALSDYLAENGVASGIHYPVAVPFMEAYECYGHTHEDFPAAYAMQESILSLPMYAELSEDSALRVCEVVRGYFAGAE; via the coding sequence ATGTATATCCCTTTTGCTGATCTGAGTAGCCAATACCGCTCCCTGCAGCCGGAAATTGATCTTGCCATGAAGCAGGTGATAGAGAAATGTGCCTTTATTAACGGTCCCTATGCCCACAAATTTGAAGAGGAATTCGCTCAGTTTTGTGCGGCTGATTTTTGTGTCGGGGTAGGCAATGGTACAGACGCTCTGTTTGTCGCACTAAAAGGATTGGGGGTCGGTCCCGGCGATGAAGTGTTGGTTCCGGCAATGACCTTTATTGCCACCGCAGAGGCCGTGAGCATGGCCGGGGCAAAGCCCGTCTTCGTTGATGTAGACCCGGAAAACGGGACTATGGATGTTGCTGACCTGCGCGCTAAGATTTCTCAGGCTTCAAAAGCAGTTATTCCGGTGCATCTTTATGGGCATCCTGCGGATATGGAGGCTATTGAGCCGTTGGCGCGTGAAAATGGATTGTTTATTGTTCAGGACGCAGCGCAGGCTCACGGCGCAACTGTCGGAGGGCGTTCTCTTTCTGCTTTCGGCGATTGCGCCTGTTACAGCTTTTATCCCGGCAAGAATTTAGGTGCTTATGGGGATGCAGGTGCAATTGTAACCGGTGATGCAGTTTTAGCGGAGCGAATGCGCAAGTTCGCCAATCACGGCCGTAAAGACAAATATGATCATCAGTTCGAAGGCGTGAATTCACGTATGGACGGTCTTCAGGCCGCAGTTCTTTCCGTGAAGCTAAAGCATCTTAAGGACTGGACAGACCGAAGGCGGGCTGTTGCTGCAGTTTATGATCGTGAGTTGAGCGGAATTGAAGGCTTCAAGCTCTTAAAACGCCGGGTTTGGGCTGGGCATGTTTATCATCTCTACGTTGTCCGTTGCAATGACCGGGAAGCCCTGAGCGATTATCTTGCCGAAAATGGAGTGGCATCTGGAATTCATTATCCAGTAGCAGTCCCTTTCATGGAGGCGTATGAATGTTACGGACATACGCACGAAGATTTCCCTGCCGCCTATGCAATGCAGGAGTCAATTCTGTCTCTGCCCATGTATGCGGAACTCAGTGAGGATAGTGCCTTGCGGGTTTGTGAAGTTGTGCGGGGATATTTTGCTGGAGCTGAATAG